One part of the Streptomyces sp. NBC_01381 genome encodes these proteins:
- a CDS encoding sensor histidine kinase, which translates to METEDRLSRHLRLIDALRPEAKAAPLSRRAVRADVVLAVVLTVIALFVAVRYPGDGPVSINPPTADTGTGIPAPPPPPGAGEVPVEEEPSAVPWALVILSTLPLAGRRRYPLTLFVVVLGAALAIGGSASWITVLACVIGAYSAVVHSRYRTAAIAVLVIAAALSGFAFRNADPVLPGWSSPGFILLVAGMLASLVRFLQLRLASSRDRVTELQSAQEEATRRAVEEERARIAAELHDVVTHNVSVMVIQAGAARKVMDVVPEQSKEALLAVEAGGRAAMAELRHVMGLLAAPDHERPDGLEPQPGLAQLDALVARVRAAGTPVSVGVSLPPDPLPPGVDLAAYRVVQEALTNTIKHARGAQASVAIGYTDDCLEIGVTDTGGAKDSPPVEGNGRGHMGLRERLAVYEGELTAGPTTAGGYRVTARIPRSTV; encoded by the coding sequence ATGGAGACGGAAGACCGGCTCAGCCGGCATCTGCGGCTCATCGACGCGCTGCGCCCGGAGGCGAAGGCCGCCCCGCTGTCCCGTCGAGCGGTGCGCGCCGATGTGGTGCTGGCAGTCGTACTGACCGTCATCGCCCTGTTCGTGGCGGTGCGCTATCCCGGCGACGGGCCGGTCAGCATCAACCCCCCGACGGCCGACACCGGAACCGGGATCCCGGCTCCTCCCCCGCCGCCCGGCGCTGGTGAGGTGCCCGTGGAGGAGGAGCCTTCCGCCGTGCCCTGGGCCCTGGTGATCCTTTCGACGCTGCCGCTGGCCGGGCGGCGCCGGTATCCCCTGACCCTGTTCGTGGTGGTCCTCGGGGCGGCACTGGCCATCGGCGGCTCCGCCTCCTGGATCACCGTCCTGGCCTGTGTCATCGGCGCCTACAGTGCCGTCGTGCACAGCCGTTACCGGACAGCGGCGATTGCCGTCCTGGTGATCGCCGCCGCGCTGTCCGGTTTCGCGTTCCGCAACGCGGACCCCGTGCTCCCCGGATGGTCCAGCCCCGGATTCATCCTGCTGGTGGCCGGGATGCTGGCCAGCCTCGTCCGCTTCCTGCAACTGCGCCTTGCGTCCAGCCGGGACCGGGTCACGGAACTGCAGTCCGCCCAGGAGGAGGCCACGCGCCGAGCCGTCGAGGAGGAGCGGGCCCGCATCGCCGCCGAACTGCACGACGTGGTGACCCACAATGTGAGCGTGATGGTGATCCAGGCCGGCGCGGCCCGCAAAGTGATGGACGTGGTGCCCGAACAGTCGAAGGAGGCTCTGCTTGCCGTCGAGGCGGGCGGTCGGGCCGCCATGGCCGAACTGCGCCATGTGATGGGCCTGTTGGCCGCCCCGGACCACGAGAGGCCCGACGGTCTGGAGCCCCAGCCCGGGCTCGCGCAGCTCGACGCGCTGGTCGCACGGGTACGCGCCGCCGGGACGCCCGTGAGCGTCGGGGTGTCGCTGCCGCCGGATCCGCTGCCTCCGGGTGTGGACCTCGCGGCGTATCGCGTCGTACAGGAGGCACTGACCAACACGATCAAACACGCGCGCGGCGCGCAGGCCTCCGTCGCCATCGGTTACACCGACGACTGTCTGGAGATCGGCGTCACGGACACCGGCGGCGCCAAGGATTCCCCGCCGGTGGAGGGCAACGGCCGTGGCCACATGGGGCTGCGCGAGCGATTGGCGGTATACGAGGGCGAGTTGACGGCCGGGCCGACGACTGCCGGCGGCTACCGGGTCACGGCGCGCATCCCGCGGAGCACCGTATGA
- a CDS encoding ABC transporter ATP-binding protein, translating to MRQVIELEGVAKRYDSVGAPALGPLTLSVAEGEALAVTGPSGSGKSTLLNLVAGLDKPTDGAVMVAGRRIDQLSEHALARFRREHIGMAFQFFNLLDDLTVADNIQLPAQLTGTGRRKAAARAGELMEMLGIQKHARAYPGRLSGGERQRVAVARALVNWPALLLADEPTGALDSASGHDVRDLLTDLHRAGQTIVLVTHDLTLAQACASRTIHLVDGRVALDSSTQAVR from the coding sequence ATGCGTCAAGTGATCGAACTGGAGGGTGTGGCGAAGCGCTACGACAGCGTCGGCGCGCCCGCCCTCGGACCGCTCACGCTCAGCGTCGCCGAGGGGGAGGCCCTCGCCGTCACGGGCCCTTCCGGCAGCGGCAAGTCCACGCTCCTGAACCTCGTCGCAGGACTGGACAAGCCGACCGACGGCGCCGTGATGGTGGCCGGGCGGCGGATCGACCAGTTGAGCGAGCACGCCCTCGCCAGGTTCCGCCGCGAACACATCGGCATGGCCTTCCAGTTCTTCAACCTCCTCGACGACCTCACCGTCGCCGACAACATCCAGCTCCCGGCCCAGCTGACCGGGACCGGCCGGCGCAAGGCCGCGGCCCGCGCGGGTGAGCTCATGGAGATGCTGGGCATCCAGAAGCATGCCCGCGCCTACCCGGGCCGCCTGTCCGGAGGCGAACGCCAACGGGTCGCGGTAGCCCGGGCGTTGGTCAACTGGCCCGCGCTGCTGCTCGCCGACGAGCCCACCGGTGCGCTGGACTCCGCCTCGGGCCACGACGTCCGCGATCTGCTGACGGATCTGCACCGCGCAGGACAGACCATCGTGCTGGTGACGCACGACCTGACGCTGGCGCAGGCATGCGCGAGCCGCACGATCCACCTGGTCGACGGTCGCGTCGCCCTCGATTCGTCGACGCAGGCCGTCCGATGA
- a CDS encoding ABC transporter permease — protein sequence MRLFGTGATGRVVRSGVGRRRVQTVVIAMATMMAVASAVVAGSLMVAAAAPFDHAFGKQQGAHITAQFDPAKASATQLAESGGAAGVTASAGPYPSTAFRPVDRAGFPLPTLTLVGRSGPDGDVDRVDLKSGRWAQKPGEIVLAASFEGPAIEIGARLKASDSARAPTLSIVGFAVSASKTADAWVTPAQVDALASEQNPVTSQMLYRFDSASTKEQILADRKRVAASVESGALLGTQSWLDTKRAADQGAAATVPFVMAFGVLGIVMSVIIVSSVISGAVGTSLRRIGILKAIGFTPREVVHAYVAQALIPSCAGVALGVVLGNLLAVPLLSDTEEVYGTVSLSVAWWVDVTVPAAALVVVGLAALIPALRAGRLRTVEAIAVGRSPRTGRGQWAHRAMGRLPLPRPVTYGLATPFTHPVRTLAMLLAVAFGTVAATFAVGLTSSLTAIGTSQDPENRAAVTVTTTKPANVAPPPPPPHAHAGGSVAGTYKPKVADPAKVRSAIKSQAGTGSYYGTSQTEAAVAGISGSVQVSLYEGEARSGSYEMISGHWLTGTGQVVVPTRFLERTSTKIGDTVRVTYEKEAADLRIVGESFDTSGREPQIHADMADFASAAPNSFLVEVKSGVAADEYARKLAAVVRPLGGDAMINASSGQDGVILIMSAMAVLLTLMLVSVAGLGVLNSVVLDTRERVHDLGVCKAIGMSPRQTMSLVLASVAVIGMIGGLIGVPAGYALHGLVMPAMGRAVGTGLPSAVLDVYDPVQLLLLGLGGIMLAMLGALLPAGWAAKARTATALRTE from the coding sequence ATGAGGCTGTTCGGTACCGGCGCGACGGGCCGTGTCGTACGTTCCGGCGTCGGCCGGCGGCGGGTGCAGACCGTGGTGATCGCCATGGCCACGATGATGGCGGTGGCCTCGGCCGTGGTCGCCGGATCGCTGATGGTCGCCGCGGCCGCGCCCTTCGACCACGCCTTCGGCAAGCAGCAAGGTGCGCACATCACCGCGCAGTTCGATCCGGCCAAGGCGAGTGCCACGCAGCTGGCAGAGAGCGGCGGGGCGGCCGGCGTCACCGCGAGCGCGGGGCCGTACCCGTCCACGGCGTTCCGCCCGGTGGATCGGGCGGGCTTCCCCCTGCCGACGCTGACCCTGGTCGGGCGGTCCGGTCCGGACGGCGACGTGGACCGCGTGGATCTGAAGTCCGGCCGGTGGGCGCAGAAGCCGGGCGAGATCGTGCTCGCCGCGTCGTTCGAGGGACCCGCCATCGAGATCGGCGCCAGGCTCAAGGCTTCGGACAGTGCGAGGGCCCCGACCCTTTCGATCGTCGGCTTCGCCGTGTCGGCAAGCAAGACCGCCGACGCCTGGGTGACCCCCGCGCAGGTCGACGCACTGGCGTCGGAGCAGAACCCAGTGACGAGCCAGATGCTCTACCGCTTCGACTCCGCGAGCACGAAGGAGCAGATCCTCGCCGACCGGAAGAGGGTGGCGGCCTCCGTGGAGTCCGGGGCGCTCCTTGGCACCCAGTCCTGGCTGGACACCAAGCGCGCCGCTGATCAGGGTGCGGCGGCGACCGTCCCGTTCGTGATGGCCTTCGGCGTGCTCGGCATCGTGATGTCGGTGATCATCGTCAGCAGTGTGATCAGTGGTGCGGTCGGCACCAGCCTGCGCAGAATCGGCATTCTCAAGGCCATCGGCTTCACTCCCCGCGAGGTCGTACACGCCTACGTGGCCCAGGCGCTGATCCCGTCCTGCGCCGGCGTCGCCCTGGGGGTCGTCCTGGGAAACCTCCTCGCAGTGCCGCTGCTGTCCGACACCGAGGAGGTGTACGGCACCGTCTCCCTCTCGGTGGCCTGGTGGGTGGACGTCACCGTGCCGGCCGCCGCCCTGGTCGTCGTGGGGCTCGCGGCGCTGATCCCCGCACTGCGGGCCGGAAGGCTGCGCACGGTCGAGGCCATCGCGGTCGGCCGGTCGCCGCGCACCGGGCGCGGCCAGTGGGCGCACCGGGCGATGGGGCGACTGCCGCTGCCGCGACCGGTGACCTACGGTCTGGCCACCCCCTTCACGCATCCGGTCCGTACCCTCGCGATGCTGCTCGCGGTGGCGTTCGGTACGGTCGCGGCGACCTTCGCGGTGGGGCTGACCTCGTCCCTGACCGCGATCGGCACCTCGCAGGACCCGGAGAACCGTGCCGCGGTCACGGTGACGACGACCAAGCCGGCCAACGTCGCTCCCCCTCCGCCGCCCCCTCATGCTCATGCGGGAGGCAGCGTGGCCGGCACGTACAAACCGAAGGTCGCCGACCCGGCGAAGGTGCGGTCCGCCATCAAGTCGCAGGCGGGCACAGGGTCGTACTACGGCACATCCCAGACCGAGGCCGCCGTGGCCGGGATCTCCGGCTCGGTTCAGGTCAGCCTCTACGAGGGCGAGGCGCGCTCCGGCAGCTACGAGATGATCTCCGGGCACTGGCTCACCGGTACGGGGCAGGTCGTGGTGCCCACCCGCTTCCTGGAGAGGACCAGCACCAAGATCGGTGACACGGTCCGGGTGACGTACGAGAAAGAAGCCGCGGACCTGCGGATCGTGGGCGAGTCCTTCGACACGTCGGGCCGCGAGCCGCAGATCCACGCGGACATGGCCGACTTCGCGTCGGCCGCGCCCAATTCCTTCCTCGTCGAGGTGAAGTCCGGCGTAGCCGCCGACGAGTACGCCCGGAAGCTCGCCGCGGTCGTACGGCCGCTGGGCGGCGACGCCATGATCAACGCCTCGTCGGGGCAGGACGGCGTCATCCTCATCATGTCCGCGATGGCGGTGCTGCTCACCCTGATGCTGGTCTCCGTGGCCGGCCTCGGTGTACTCAACTCCGTGGTCCTCGACACCCGGGAACGCGTCCACGACCTGGGCGTCTGCAAGGCGATCGGCATGTCGCCGCGCCAGACCATGAGCCTCGTGCTCGCCTCGGTTGCCGTGATCGGCATGATCGGCGGGCTGATCGGCGTGCCGGCGGGGTACGCGCTGCACGGTCTCGTCATGCCGGCGATGGGGCGTGCCGTGGGCACCGGCCTGCCGTCGGCGGTCCTCGATGTGTACGACCCTGTTCAGCTGCTCCTGCTGGGCCTTGGCGGGATCATGCTCGCGATGCTGGGCGCGTTGCTCCCGGCCGGCTGGGCGGCCAAGGCCCGTACGGCCACGGCGCTGCGCACCGAGTAG
- a CDS encoding VOC family protein: MSSIKQFQITFDCAEPERVARFWCEVLGYVVPPPPEGFASWDDFDRALPPERQGSAFACIDPSGVGPRLFFQRVPEGKVVKNRVHIDVRVGTGLVGEERVAALEAECARLIALGASRVQLLLADGFDESCLVMQDIEGNEFCLD, from the coding sequence ATGTCGTCGATCAAGCAGTTCCAAATCACCTTCGACTGCGCGGAACCTGAGCGCGTCGCCCGTTTCTGGTGCGAGGTGTTGGGGTACGTAGTACCGCCGCCCCCAGAGGGGTTTGCCAGTTGGGACGATTTCGATCGCGCACTGCCGCCCGAGCGTCAGGGTTCGGCGTTCGCCTGCATCGATCCGTCAGGTGTCGGCCCGCGACTGTTCTTCCAGCGCGTTCCCGAAGGGAAGGTCGTCAAGAACCGGGTGCATATTGACGTGCGGGTCGGCACCGGGCTCGTGGGCGAAGAGCGCGTGGCCGCGCTTGAGGCCGAGTGCGCACGGCTGATCGCACTCGGCGCCTCACGCGTGCAACTACTGCTTGCCGATGGCTTCGACGAGTCGTGCCTCGTGATGCAGGACATCGAGGGCAACGAGTTCTGTCTCGACTAG
- a CDS encoding 1,4-alpha-glucan branching protein codes for MAVIHHTVLKPTKLELLTSWLPSRPWYRGGAAEPQLAKAGGFRLDDPQGEVGIEFIVVTDASGPHPTTYLVPLAYRGAPLDGAEHALVGTMEHGVLGRRWAYDGCHDPVSVAQLAALIEGRAQAQDQNITGVPDREVIASYVGEGSIPTDFTATDDQEGTRLTTPHGMTLRLHRVLQPTTPPQGAIGHFTASWQTPGDTRARGVFAVLHTGTRA; via the coding sequence ATGGCCGTCATCCACCACACCGTACTCAAGCCGACCAAGCTGGAACTGCTCACCTCCTGGCTGCCTTCCCGTCCGTGGTACCGCGGTGGCGCGGCCGAACCGCAGTTGGCCAAGGCCGGCGGCTTCCGGCTGGACGACCCGCAAGGCGAGGTGGGGATCGAGTTCATCGTGGTCACCGACGCCTCCGGCCCTCACCCGACCACCTATCTGGTGCCGCTCGCTTATCGCGGTGCCCCGCTCGACGGGGCGGAGCACGCCCTCGTCGGCACCATGGAGCACGGGGTGCTGGGGCGGCGATGGGCCTATGACGGCTGCCACGACCCCGTGTCGGTCGCCCAGTTGGCGGCCCTGATCGAGGGGCGGGCACAGGCCCAGGACCAGAACATCACCGGCGTCCCCGACCGGGAGGTCATCGCCTCCTACGTCGGTGAAGGCTCCATCCCCACAGACTTCACCGCCACCGACGATCAAGAAGGCACCCGGCTGACTACGCCGCATGGCATGACCCTCCGCTTGCACCGGGTCCTGCAGCCCACCACCCCTCCGCAGGGAGCGATCGGCCACTTCACCGCCTCCTGGCAGACGCCCGGTGACACCCGTGCCCGGGGGGTGTTCGCCGTGTTGCACACCGGCACCCGGGCGTAG
- a CDS encoding hotdog fold domain-containing protein, with the protein MTASRILSVPTHATGYPGVAFGGYVAGLLAARAEAKTVRVDFRGAVRPDTPLQVTQTPDGGCLLGDAENGALVACAPAELLLDPPEMPTWEQAQAATEDYLRHIRESPPPIPDCFGCSPVPVGLGVRVFPSRVPGRELLAAAWVPDAELALDDGTLPPEMVWSTLDCPGGWLGIRFGLTKPGAVTAALTGRQLRPVRAGERHVSYAWPIAAEGRKVTVGVALATVAGELCALAEALWISPRERRAADPGSGA; encoded by the coding sequence ATGACAGCGAGCCGGATTCTGAGCGTCCCCACCCATGCGACGGGCTACCCGGGGGTGGCCTTCGGCGGCTATGTCGCGGGGCTGCTCGCCGCCCGCGCGGAGGCCAAGACGGTACGCGTCGACTTCCGTGGCGCGGTGCGTCCCGACACCCCGCTCCAGGTCACGCAGACCCCGGACGGCGGCTGTCTGCTCGGCGACGCCGAGAACGGCGCCTTGGTGGCGTGCGCGCCGGCCGAACTGCTGCTCGATCCGCCGGAGATGCCGACCTGGGAGCAGGCGCAAGCAGCCACCGAGGACTACCTCAGGCACATCCGCGAGTCGCCGCCGCCGATTCCCGACTGTTTCGGCTGCAGCCCGGTGCCGGTGGGACTCGGCGTACGGGTCTTTCCGTCCCGCGTCCCCGGGCGCGAGCTGCTCGCCGCGGCCTGGGTCCCCGACGCCGAACTCGCGCTTGACGACGGGACGTTGCCACCTGAGATGGTCTGGTCGACCCTCGACTGCCCCGGCGGCTGGCTGGGCATCAGGTTCGGCCTGACGAAGCCGGGCGCGGTGACGGCCGCGCTCACCGGGAGGCAACTGCGGCCGGTGCGGGCGGGCGAGCGCCATGTGTCCTACGCCTGGCCCATCGCCGCCGAGGGCCGGAAGGTCACCGTGGGGGTGGCGCTCGCGACGGTGGCCGGCGAACTGTGCGCGCTGGCCGAGGCGCTGTGGATCAGCCCTCGGGAGCGGCGGGCCGCCGATCCGGGATCAGGGGCCTGA
- a CDS encoding LacI family DNA-binding transcriptional regulator, with amino-acid sequence MDAVNGGEGGGRPPGMADVARVAGVSAQTVSRALSDHPNVREETRAKVLAAVERLGYRKNSAARILSSGRSRTIGVVTLQTTFYSRLTLTFGIESAAYEAGYSVSTASTASLDTSAVEAALSRLADQRVEGIILAIPLIHVSPRIEQLTDSLPTVTVDGSRTAASEVVAVDQVQAARLATRHLLDLGHETVWHVAGPGEWLDAASRLQGWRETLEAEGRTAPPVLEGDWSPSSGYRNGLILGRIPDVTAVFAASDEMAFGVIRALHELDRRVPQDISVVGVDNIDLAEYCSPSLTTVAQPFAEMGALAFGHLLRLIENPEAEHEPASVEPKLIVRTSTAPVGRGTV; translated from the coding sequence ATGGATGCGGTGAACGGTGGCGAGGGCGGCGGACGGCCGCCCGGCATGGCCGATGTGGCCCGGGTCGCGGGAGTCTCCGCGCAGACGGTCTCGCGCGCCCTCTCCGACCATCCCAACGTCCGGGAGGAGACGCGGGCCAAGGTGCTCGCCGCCGTGGAACGGCTCGGGTACCGCAAGAACAGCGCCGCCCGGATCCTGTCCTCCGGGCGCAGCCGGACGATCGGCGTGGTCACGCTGCAGACCACGTTCTACTCCCGCCTCACGCTGACTTTCGGCATCGAGAGCGCCGCGTACGAGGCCGGCTACTCGGTGTCCACCGCCTCCACCGCCTCGCTGGACACGTCCGCCGTCGAGGCGGCGCTCTCCCGGCTCGCGGACCAGCGCGTCGAGGGGATCATCCTCGCCATCCCGCTCATCCATGTGAGCCCCCGCATCGAGCAGTTGACGGACTCCCTGCCCACGGTGACCGTCGACGGGTCGCGCACGGCGGCCTCCGAGGTCGTCGCGGTGGACCAGGTCCAGGCCGCGCGCCTGGCCACGCGCCATCTGCTCGACCTCGGGCACGAGACGGTCTGGCACGTCGCGGGCCCCGGCGAGTGGCTCGACGCGGCGAGCCGTCTGCAGGGCTGGCGGGAGACCCTGGAGGCGGAGGGCCGCACGGCCCCGCCCGTCCTGGAGGGCGACTGGTCCCCCTCGTCCGGCTACCGCAACGGCCTCATCCTGGGCCGCATCCCCGACGTGACGGCGGTGTTCGCCGCCAGCGACGAGATGGCCTTCGGCGTGATCCGCGCCCTGCATGAACTGGACCGGCGCGTCCCGCAGGACATCTCCGTGGTCGGCGTCGACAACATCGACCTCGCCGAGTACTGCTCGCCGTCCCTGACCACCGTCGCCCAACCCTTCGCCGAGATGGGCGCGTTGGCCTTCGGCCATCTGCTGCGGCTGATCGAGAATCCCGAGGCCGAGCATGAACCGGCGTCCGTCGAACCGAAGTTGATCGTGCGGACGAGTACGGCACCGGTCGGCCGCGGGACGGTGTGA
- a CDS encoding sugar ABC transporter substrate-binding protein, which produces MQRTRMRTAGIAAAATLTLVLGGCSSSGSDSAGGGGDGTGTLKFWGWSPGYADAVKAFNKAHPDIKVEYQEVQPGAKGGYQKMLNAVQAGNAPCLAQVGYETLPSFAAQGALGDVSKYANGDKDDFQQAAWRSVSLGDAVYGAPVDTGPMALFYNKKVYDELDLKPPKTWSEYKTQAKKIHASDPERYISSPYLNYDYAGLSWQAGASWFGIDGDAWQVGLASKANEKVAGYWQGLADDGLISKAPMYDQSWYTGIGSGNIASVVGAVWQAGVIKGGAKDGSGDWAVAPMPQWQAGDTAVGNAGGSATAVLKGCESTKAAWTFAHWLSTDRKAYGGLVDKASLYPAAPALLDLPQLKAKDPYFGGQKIYDVFAAAAPKVNSDWTWGPVMTKTSADLDDALGKAWAGKGTFKDALRTTQDKTVRELKNQGLKVTE; this is translated from the coding sequence GTGCAGAGGACCCGTATGCGCACGGCGGGCATCGCCGCAGCCGCCACTCTCACGCTGGTGCTCGGCGGATGCTCGTCGTCCGGTTCGGATTCCGCCGGCGGAGGCGGTGACGGGACCGGGACGCTGAAGTTCTGGGGCTGGTCGCCCGGGTACGCCGACGCCGTCAAGGCGTTCAACAAGGCGCACCCCGACATCAAGGTCGAGTACCAGGAAGTGCAGCCCGGCGCCAAGGGCGGCTACCAGAAGATGCTCAACGCGGTGCAGGCCGGCAACGCGCCCTGCCTGGCCCAGGTCGGCTACGAGACCCTGCCGAGCTTCGCCGCGCAGGGCGCCCTCGGCGACGTATCGAAGTACGCGAACGGCGACAAGGACGACTTCCAGCAGGCGGCCTGGCGCTCGGTCTCCCTGGGGGACGCCGTGTACGGGGCGCCCGTCGACACCGGCCCGATGGCCCTCTTCTACAACAAGAAGGTCTACGACGAGCTGGACCTGAAGCCCCCGAAGACCTGGTCCGAGTACAAGACCCAGGCCAAGAAGATCCACGCCTCCGACCCCGAGCGCTACATCTCCTCGCCCTATCTGAACTACGACTACGCGGGCCTGTCCTGGCAGGCGGGCGCCAGCTGGTTCGGCATCGACGGCGACGCGTGGCAGGTGGGCCTTGCCTCGAAGGCCAATGAGAAGGTCGCCGGCTACTGGCAGGGCCTGGCCGACGACGGCTTGATCAGCAAGGCCCCCATGTACGACCAGTCCTGGTACACCGGAATTGGCAGCGGTAACATCGCCTCCGTCGTCGGCGCCGTCTGGCAGGCCGGCGTCATCAAGGGCGGCGCCAAGGACGGCTCCGGCGACTGGGCCGTCGCGCCGATGCCGCAGTGGCAGGCGGGCGACACCGCGGTCGGCAACGCGGGCGGCTCGGCGACCGCGGTCCTCAAGGGCTGCGAGTCCACCAAGGCCGCGTGGACCTTCGCCCACTGGCTGAGCACCGACCGCAAGGCGTACGGCGGCCTCGTCGACAAGGCATCCCTCTACCCGGCCGCGCCCGCCCTCCTCGACCTGCCCCAGCTCAAGGCCAAGGACCCGTACTTCGGCGGCCAGAAGATCTACGACGTCTTCGCGGCGGCGGCACCCAAGGTCAACTCCGACTGGACCTGGGGCCCGGTCATGACCAAGACCTCCGCGGACCTGGACGACGCGCTGGGCAAGGCCTGGGCCGGCAAGGGCACCTTCAAGGACGCCCTGCGCACCACCCAGGACAAGACGGTCCGCGAACTGAAGAACCAGGGCCTGAAGGTGACCGAGTAG
- a CDS encoding carbohydrate ABC transporter permease, whose amino-acid sequence MTTTLSAADPAAPPRQEARPPRRRRRETALTKRTLLLFGGPFVALFAAMYIAPIVYATVSSLYVVKRSGLGLTAPTKEFDPLHNFAQAFGDHDFLAALGRVGLFAVVQVPLMLGLALGLALLIDAKSARGKGFFRLASFLPYAIPGVSAALVWSFMYSSGSSPINNLLEPLGIQIPFFSGGSVLWSVANIVTWSWTGYNMIIIYSALQLIPGEVLEAAKMDGASALRIAWNIKIPAVRGSLVLTAVFSIIGSAQLYNEPTVLQPISGGSVSSTFTPIMSAQSAVAAGNYHYAAAQSVILAVAVGVLSFVFFKLTNRGDKA is encoded by the coding sequence GTGACCACAACACTCAGCGCGGCCGACCCCGCCGCACCGCCGCGGCAGGAAGCCCGGCCGCCCAGGCGCCGCCGCCGGGAGACGGCACTCACCAAACGCACCCTGCTGCTGTTCGGCGGTCCGTTCGTGGCCCTGTTCGCGGCGATGTACATCGCGCCCATCGTCTACGCGACCGTGAGCAGCCTGTACGTCGTCAAGCGCTCGGGCCTCGGACTGACCGCGCCGACAAAGGAGTTCGACCCGCTGCACAACTTCGCGCAGGCCTTCGGCGACCACGACTTCCTCGCCGCCCTTGGCCGGGTGGGCCTGTTCGCCGTCGTCCAGGTCCCCCTGATGCTGGGCCTCGCACTCGGCCTCGCGCTGCTCATCGACGCCAAGTCGGCGCGCGGAAAGGGCTTCTTCCGTCTCGCGTCGTTCCTGCCCTATGCGATCCCGGGCGTCAGCGCGGCCCTGGTCTGGTCGTTCATGTACTCCTCCGGGTCCAGCCCGATCAACAATCTCCTCGAGCCGCTCGGCATCCAGATCCCGTTCTTCTCCGGCGGCTCGGTCCTGTGGTCGGTGGCGAACATCGTCACGTGGAGCTGGACCGGCTACAACATGATCATTATCTACAGCGCGCTGCAGCTGATCCCCGGTGAGGTCCTGGAGGCCGCGAAGATGGACGGCGCGTCCGCCCTGCGGATCGCCTGGAACATCAAGATCCCGGCCGTACGCGGCTCACTGGTGCTCACCGCGGTCTTCTCGATCATCGGCTCCGCACAGCTCTACAACGAACCGACGGTGCTCCAGCCCATCTCCGGCGGCTCCGTCTCCTCGACGTTCACACCGATCATGTCCGCGCAGTCGGCGGTGGCGGCCGGCAACTACCACTACGCCGCCGCCCAGTCGGTGATCCTCGCCGTCGCCGTCGGCGTGCTGTCCTTCGTCTTCTTCAAGCTGACCAACCGGGGTGACAAGGCATGA
- a CDS encoding carbohydrate ABC transporter permease, which yields MSTTVTRPAAPSKARRTAKAAARRETTAASSGVVLTLLLISTAYFLFPLWWLLVSVTKPFGRQFSGSGLWFDGFGLFDNLSRLTAQSDGIFWRWMLNSVLYCGIGALGATLMSAMAGYLLAKYEFRGKGALFGAVLAAVLVPKILFTLPLYLMFSEVGLINNPLAVLLPSIVSPFGVYLARVFAAQAVPGEVIEAGRLDGAGEFRIFRTIALPMMLPALVTIFLFQFVEIWNNYLLPAMVLGDDRLQPVTVGLVGWNAAHGVAVPASLVVVGSLVSVVPLIVAFLALQRFWRAGMTAGAVK from the coding sequence ATGAGCACCACCGTGACGCGACCCGCCGCCCCGTCCAAGGCGCGCCGCACCGCAAAGGCCGCGGCGCGTCGGGAGACCACGGCGGCAAGCAGTGGCGTCGTCCTGACCCTGCTGCTGATCTCCACCGCGTACTTCCTCTTCCCGCTGTGGTGGCTCCTGGTCTCGGTGACCAAGCCGTTCGGCCGCCAATTCAGCGGCAGCGGACTCTGGTTCGACGGCTTCGGCCTCTTCGACAACCTCAGCCGGCTGACCGCGCAGAGCGACGGCATCTTCTGGCGCTGGATGCTCAACAGCGTCCTGTACTGCGGGATCGGTGCGCTCGGCGCCACCCTGATGTCGGCGATGGCCGGCTACCTCCTTGCCAAGTACGAATTCCGGGGCAAGGGCGCGCTGTTCGGGGCGGTCCTTGCGGCCGTACTGGTCCCGAAGATCCTCTTCACGCTGCCGCTGTACCTGATGTTCTCCGAGGTCGGCCTGATCAACAATCCGCTCGCCGTGCTGCTGCCCAGCATCGTCAGCCCGTTCGGTGTCTATCTGGCACGGGTCTTCGCCGCGCAGGCGGTGCCGGGCGAGGTGATCGAGGCCGGACGTCTCGACGGCGCGGGGGAGTTCCGCATCTTCCGGACGATCGCGTTGCCGATGATGCTGCCGGCGCTGGTGACGATCTTCCTGTTCCAGTTCGTGGAGATCTGGAACAACTACCTGCTTCCCGCGATGGTGTTGGGGGACGACCGCCTGCAGCCGGTCACCGTGGGTCTTGTGGGGTGGAACGCGGCTCATGGAGTGGCGGTTCCGGCGTCACTGGTCGTCGTGGGCTCGCTGGTGTCGGTGGTCCCGCTGATCGTGGCGTTCCTGGCGCTGCAGCGGTTCTGGCGTGCGGGGATGACGGCGGGCGCGGTCAAGTGA